tagtatgccgctccaaacaaaacgcatgtctcacaataacgtacaatgtaagaaataaagttctgcctcgaataagcctaccccaaataaatacctgtgctttgcgaagcctaagtaaatagcagAACCCGGACATAATGTATGATTTACGGAAAGTATGCAATCATACGATGTTGGACGCCTGGCGATGCTGGCCGTCTACTGTGCCTCTGACTCCGCTGCCTCATTTGGTAGCATAACTCGGCAGGTGAGCGCGAAGATTGGATATCGTATATGCAGACTACATTCTCTTTAACGTTACTTTaccatctgcggtgtacaacccaaagtatttccagacacgacattttagatgagttggggacgtaattgtccgctcatgctggcaaacaataaaataaaaaacaaactaatcatagactgtaaaaatgcgctacacatggcactaaaaaccgaatagtttatttatagttcgacaacggatatttcacgtcatgttcgaatgcatatttgcagcagCAGGACGTCAGGCAGACCGCTCTTAGTTAGAGCCGCtgttatccaatgaaattaagttgcgCTTCAGGGCGACTCCACTGGACTCCACGCGCGTTCCCgagcaactttttcttcttcttgttacgTGGCAAGCAAAgtatgtgcattatcgccaccctcttactggaggacgactctctttttacagaatatccaataaaaatcgATGTTGATTCATGCGTCATTTCCAGCTTTAGAACTTggcgcatggtcagagccgactggcgctggatccgagccccagtgttcaatatggcgttgactatgaattggccggattGACTAGCCTAGCCTCTGCCATTAatttgtatggagggcgggacttagtcactctctccagttatatataatacctccatggttcAGACAACCTAGAGTTTGAgcttatctcagtgtttgttaaacttCCTTTCTGGAAttgacctctgaagttcgcctataAAAAATAACCAAAACGGCCacctttgcccatataaggagatccggttgttaattgaagctaactacctatggcaagttgcattgcaagttagctctggggtagcaaaaatctagcATTCACGTACCAGAGATCACAGTAGGCCTATCCATtcaaaggcagaggacaaaagtgtgttcaagaaaacgtctgcatttcagactttttcatccccacgagagtttaacaggtgcgatcattcaaaatccccatgttatttccccataggaaaaatcgccagataccggatgtcaaagatggcagcttttttgtaggcgaacttcagaggtctataccaaagtccttttaggcaagtccctccactcggcggccatataccaacgttttatgggcactcatcgggcacagtctttgggtcgaactgcgcgtgcgcaaggcttcacgacaccaatcttgctccagcggcgagatcacaacacatgattggcacgatgtcttcacaagaCATAATATGAtttgctcaatgtattcacatcacaccacatgattggctcaatgtattcacatgtcgacgttttgccgaggaaggggtgggatatgtgtagacaacggccatattggcgtgacaaactagccccatgcatttctatggagtattttttgagtgctgtgtctcctcattagaaagtctctgtctaTACCCCCCTGTTTCCTTAGTTCCTGTTAACCATGTGCTCCTGTTTATTTTGCCATGTGTCTGTTCCCTGTCTCATGTCTCCGCCCCTGAGTCTTGTTCAGTTGTCTGATTATTAGTCTGTTCAGCCTGGTTCTTGTGTCTATTGTGTTCACCTGCTTCTTGTTGCGTTTGCCCTATCGTCTGTGTTTTGTAATTATCAtcctggggcctattgcacaaaagcagaattaagacatccgggataagttactgagctgcgctcaatgaatccaaaacacgatcgtacaggcttaattggttgcacaacgagcaagccaggatgagcagacacggatccatcaagccaggtgaaacctatcccgATAAGTCGCGGCACCgcctccctcaaatagacccgccaccgatcacagatttactgattcaccatggcaactagagcggcttcattgctttttctacggtgtgaagtaggtagatagccttctcacaacagcaacaaacagcaacacctctgttaaggagaatattgcaactagttccgcgaccaccacgcgtgaaatggttaggcactcccgtgacgtcacattgtcgcatgacaggtcgggaatggtgagtatgtaaaagttaattaatgatcacaaacgtttaaataatgacagtgggtctaggtatatgtgataacaatgtgtagtgggcagtggaataactattggtttccgtttgtgacTGAGAtgagggatgagattaaatagatcctggaacttggAATCCtgggtctggagcaggctaactccacagaataaatcgccatggtgatttataccataacatatcctgctgccccctatcccgcttttgtgcaactggatcacggataaattgtaTTGTGTGTAAAACAATACATTCTAAtcagtgtttttattttcacagCAATGCGGATGCGGATCTGTCATTCCTACCTGGAAGCCAGTGGCGGTTTTACTTACCTGTCTGTTTTTCTTGGTCTGTTTATCCGAATGCCTTCATCAGAGAAAATGTTTCAAGAACCCAAACAAGCTATCATCTTTAAATCCACTAAAACCACCATTCTATTATGGTACTGGCCATTTGGGGTGAAAGATAATCTGGAGGGTGATGTGTGCCGTGAGAGGTTTGGTATACAAAACTGCATGCTGGTGGACAATCAGTCCCAGTTCTCTAAAGCAGATTTTGTCGTTTTCCATCACTTGGAAGTTGGGCAATGGACAACAAAAGTTGCCCTTGAACCTTATACCTTATTATGTACCATGTCCTACCGTTGTGATGCAGACATTTATGTACCATATGGGAGTTTGATCAAAGAAAAGGATTTGGGGACTGAAGTTAAGGATTTAATTCCAAAGGGCAAAACTCATTTTGCATGTTGGGTGGTAAGCAACTTTTTACCAAACCATAAGAGAACTGCTGTGTACAAAAAACTGTCAAATATAATACCAATTGTGGTGTATGGCAAAGCAGTAGGTAACCGTCTAGATGATCAGAGTCTATTACCGACCATCTCTCGCTGCTACTTTTATCTGGCCTTTGAGAACTCCATCTACAGAGATTACATCACAGAGAAGTTCTGGTACAATGCGTTCATGGGTGGAGCAGTGCCTGTAGTTTTAGGGCCTCCACGGGAACAGTATGAGGCTGTGGCACCAAAAGACTTTAATTCCGTAGAGCAGCTTGGAGAATTTCTGAAGAAACTGATTGAGGATAGGGAACGCTATGTATCATACTTCAACTGGAAACTGAAGTACACAGTGCTGACAAACTACTGGATTAGAAGCCTCTGTGAGTCTTGCCCCCAAATTAAATTTGTAAATTCCTCAGAGACCCTGGATTGTATCCTAACCAAAAGTCTATTCCTAACTGAAGACTGCCAGATGTATTAAATGTATGTTGGCTGAACTCATGttgtatttgatttatttttttttattttatttatttcaaactcagttatttattattttcatgtCATAATATATGGCTCATGTTCAGGTGGTGGAGATTTGAGGTGAGcattaagtctttttttttttttttttcagttttcagttGTTGTGTCTGATGGGATAACACTTTAAAATTGTAATACATTGCTGTCGTAGGAAAACTAaattcagtaaaaaaaaactaaactggAAGAAAATAGTCACTGAAaagctgaattatttttttacctTGCATAGACAAAAAAACTTCATTGTTGCCAATGTTATAGACACTGCAGTCAGTTGCTGTTTCTTACAGTCcctatgtgtttgcatgttttatATGTGATTCTGAGCCTTGTCTACCCAACTCCTGGtacaggcaatagtcatctcacgactacTGTAACGCCCTCCTGAccggtctcccagcctgcacagtgaaagcccttcagatgatccagaacgctcacatgttaccccgctgctcctccagcaacactggctacctatggctgcccgcatcaaattcaagtctctaacgcttgcctacaaagtagtctctggtTCTTCTCCCACCTAcatgaatgccctcatacaggcatatgcTACCACCCGACCGTTGCGCACCTCAGACGAACGAtgtctagctctgccaccggtacactcaggccaatccaaacttttttcatctgttgtaCCTCGCTGGTGGAACAcactaccagttcctactagatcagggacatccctctccatcttcaaaaaactcctgaagacccagctcttcagagaacatctcctctcgtagcaccacttacaactaCTCTTGCTGATCCTAGACTTACCACCTGATtagaactgacacttgactgttAAGAAACAGCACTCATTGATGCACTTATTCTATTTCTTATTGCACTCtaccttttttttaaaaaaaactaaaactgttttgagaattgctTATTTTAATTGCACtgaaactgtttaccatgttagtcgctttggctaaaaatgtgtcagccaaatgtaatgtattgtaatgtaatgttgtcAGGAAAATTTAACAggaaaaatgtgtcagccaaatgtaatgtattgtaatgtaatgttgtcAGGAAAAATCTGTTGGGACAGATATTAAAgtctattaaattaaatttaaagcaacaccaaagagttttttgtaccttaaaataatgtttccaaaaccgcactatgtaagtttgccagatcgggtagcggatctgtagttcgatggaatgagacataagaaactacaaatttgacttgcatctgatgtcgcaatacatcgcaCTTacataaatcgtgcaacatattctaccttgtctgtggacatcgttatttgcaaatcCGGGGTTGGATAAACAAattgcgtgcgtgcgacagagggaaagttctttggtgttgctttaaaagcaACAATATGCAGGTTTGTAACATTGTGAGGCATGTTTATGTGGTATTTTCTTTGCCATTTGATTATATGAGGGAGAATCACACACCAGACATTCCCAGTAATTATTGACACTATTTAGGGCAGCAAGGCCTGCACTGCCCTCTGCCAACAGCAGAGGGCCTAAAGAGAATTGTCACACCGTGGTGAACTCATCTTAAACCCAAGAGGACCATACCCTTTGTCTAAAAAATGGATGTTAATCATCATTATAAattgcaacaaaaaaaaattgtagcTCTTAAAAGCAATATGTTAAGCATGAGCATGAAGCTTTGTCCTCTGATTTGAATGACtgcaatattaataataataatatagacataaataaataaagatagaAGATAAGTGTTATTAAGTGGTACAGTCCTCGTTCAAAAATGTGGATAGATTGTAAGTAGAAGCTCTTCCTCAGTCTCTCAGTACTGGCTTTCAGGCAGTGGTAACATTTCTCAGGCCTTAGCACACAGAAGAGGCTAAAGTTGGGATGACTGGGGTCTCTGGTTATTTATTTGGACTGACATCTCCTGGTGTACATGTCCTATAGACATGATAGTGTACTCCTAGTTGTCTTCTCTGCTGACCTCACACCACTCTCTGccacatttggtgtgtgtgtgtgtgtgtgtgtctaggaacAGACTGTAAGTGAGTAGGAAAGTAACACAAATAAAATTCCCATGAGCATACTTGAGCAGCATGAGTTTACACAAATTCCACCACCATGCTATAACCCTGCAGAAGGCACAAGACTGGAGATGATTTTATCCAAAGCATTGCTACAGGTTATGTCTATTTAAAGAGAAAGCAGGCATGTGATTTTGATTATCCACTGTTTCACCCACTTCCACTTTTACGCCGCAGACCTCTAGcatctacctatagagatagaGACAACTTCGGGTTAGAGTTTTGCTGTTCAGTGATATCTGAACTATCAGCCAACTGTTGCAGGAAGGATGTGGCTAAATGGCGTTTTAAACGGAAGTATGGGAGGTGTGACAAATTTGCCATCTCTCTTGTGACATACCCATAGGTCTTTGGAGGTATGGAGGTTTCAGATAGGAAGCGGTATGTACCAGGCTTGCCACTGGGTTCAGCACAAAAGTCAAAGTGGCAAACGGTTCTTGTGCCACACAAGCCGCTGAAAATAATGGGGGTTTTTTTGGAGAGTGCAGCGGTGATGTTGTCATATCCTTTGTGTAAGACACCTTACCCACATAATTTAGTCTCATTTTCTTGCTATCCCAAACCACATTCAAACCAGCagcctgtttctctttctcttggcCCTCTTTCCTTGGAGCCAGTTAATGTTCTCTTTGGTTAGTTAATGTTCTCTTTGGAGTTCATCTCTCTAAGTCTCTTTGGAATGCAGGCCACTGATCAACAACTTGATGAAATCAAGGGATTGGGTTGGCCTAACTGCAAATGGTGATTCATACCTCCAGATTATGGTCTACTTCACTGTGTGGTGGTGGATATCAGATAAAATACTTTAGGATGGATGTCATTTCATTTGACAAATGTTTGCTATGTACAAATGTATAAAACATGAACGTACAAACATCATTAAAAGAAGGGAATCATGGAAGAGAAGGTCAAACACAGTTCAGTTAAGAGGTAAGACATCTCTCCATGATTCTTTGGAACAGTATCTGTCTTCTCCCAAATCTCCATTCTCTAAAAACTCTCATCTtagctctttctccctcacacgTCAGCTGTCTCAGCTCTGGTTCAGAAGCTTTTCCAAGGAATATTGAAtgatgtaaaaaaagaaaacaccttTGTCTCTATTTTCCCAACATAGCTGAGCTTCTCTTTGTGTCACAACGCTCTTCAGGCGGCCGGTTTTGTtgaaatactttaaaaaaaaatgtatcacaAAGTCACACATTCAATGTAGTTGTGGGAATCTGTGTGATCTGCACTCATGATCTCCAAGTTTCAACCACTCTTTCCTCATCTCTTTGTAACTGTGAGGAGCCTCCTTAGCTTCCTTGATCTTTGACTTCTGAGTTCACCTCTCTAAGTCTATGTAGGCTCAGGCTTGTCATTTAAGTATGGATGTGCATTTGTGAGGTGCAGGACTTGCTTGTTCATCACTTCAAGCTTGTTCCTCAAATTTCTATGCTCTATGCAAATATCTAGACAAATAGGCCACATCAAATTGGCATTGCTGACATCACAGTCTGGGTGTTAAGACAGTGGTGGGATTTGAGAAgaactttctgtctctctctctctttctctctctctctctctctctctagcacaaTATCCTTTTCTAACACTTATGATAGGGTGCAAAAAGGGGGAAGGCAGaaaatgagagagtgtgagagacagagagaggaagagaaacagagagaaacgaGCAGACAGAGTTTGAGTTTGAAGAGCTCTGGTTCCACGTCTACTTTGCGGAGCCTATACCACGTGTCAGCTCAAAGGCACAGCTAAGGGGAGAAGAGCAGAGCCACATGCAACCGCTCAACCACGAGAGCTTCCGGCATGTCTCCCGACTCAAGCGCACGCTTCCTAAGGTAAGGGTGCCACTCACCAACATTGATTCATTTCACTGGTTTATAATATGCCATTCCGTGTCAACACGGTGAACATGGTTGCTGTTTATGATAGCTGCATTCAATCCAAGGTTTAATCATGGACTACATGCTGCTGATGCGTGATGCTGTAAAAAATCAGACATACCATTGTTACAAATGCGCCCATAAATACACCTTAAAAAAGATTACTGATTTGAATTTTATTCTTTAGAGTTAATCCAGTTAAAGCCGAACTCGCTGACATTGCACCTTTTTTACTTTGGTTTCCCCAATATGTCGAAAAGTAGACATGGGGAAAGTTTATGTAGACATAAGTATACAGGTGCAATGTAGATGACAATGTAGATGATGGAAGATTTGAAATATAACACCTTCTACATTAAAGGACGGATGACAATTGCCATGTTGATCAGACAAAAAGTTTGATCTTTCACTTTTCAAtcagataatatatatatatatatatatatatatatatatatatatatatatatatatatatatatatatatatatatatatataaacgaTCATTAAATACAGCTACTTTTGGGTCAAATGCCATGAATCGTCTACTTATCCATCTTTAAGAGTACCCACGCTTATCAGCATCATTTGTAGTATACCACataatgttttcattaatatCTTGGTTTTTGAGAATTAGGGAAGATGACAGTTGAAACAGCCTCTAGATTTAAAACACACTCATAACAAACTGGCAATAAATGAAAGCATAACAAAATCTCAACTGGTTATGTTGAATTTACTATAAGTCACAGTAGAGGATATACAAACAGCTTGAGATATTCTACGTTCTATGTTTGCAACTGGCACCAGACCAATAGTGCATTGTTGTGCTCATGTTGCATAGTTccaaataggcttggttgttgattggttACTGTGGAAAATCTCCTACCAATAGCACagataagtcaagtcaagttaacACCTTTGTATAAAGGAAATGCATCTGAGCATCGTCACCAGAGGTGGCTACGCAAGAATCAAGCTGCTGTGAACTTATGTTTGGTGTCCTTTTGCTCTTCTGTGGCTGCTCAGCTTCTTCCCTTATGTTGTCTGATGAAGCAATGGTGGACTCAATGCCATcattaaaagacaaaaaaatgatTGATTGACACAAGATTTGGCCGCTGTTACAATAATCTCCACCCTAACCACATCTACCCGAatacaccccacccacccaaacacatTTACTTATTTTGAAAGACAGCACTCTTATCATAGGAAGTTGGCCTCTAGACCCCGGAGATGGGTGGGGGTGAAGGCTGGgcagggggggggtggtggagcATTGCTCATTTTAAGGAGCAATGAAAAAACATAGTTTTATTACAAACCACCACCCAAGTCTGTGATTCAGCTCTTACCACAAGCATGAGACCCACCCAGAAACAAAAAAATGACCATTACTCTCTACAGCGATCTACATggtttgaaatgtaatgttatttCGACCTCTTCTAGATGTCAGTGTGTATGAACAAAACAACTCCATAGTGAATTGTacacaaaatgaaaatgaatgtgaAGGTGATCTGTAATTTTCTACAATTGTGATGTTGAAGAAAGACAAGAATTATCATAATTTTAATGGAAAGATGGTATTTGAAATATGGTCCAACTTTCCATCAAACATAAGTTTAAAAATATAGCTAACCTGGTTGAACTTATTAATCAGAGGAAATACATCAGATATGCATCAAACGGCCTGCCAACAAACATTCTACATACAATTTGAACATCATAATAACTGACATAGTTGTAAAAACTATACTAAGGTTTTCTGCCAAACAGTTTTTGTCCACTTCAATAGACTTTCCATAAATATGCTATACAAAGTACATTATATGATGATGCAACTTACTTAGCCAGTCTTATGTTAATAACCCAagggaaaaaaatacaaatattatgcaaatatttgaCCATATTCTGATTGTGGGAATACTGGTGAATTTTTTTCAGATGTCCACTTCTGCAAACATTCAACATTGGAAGCATACAAGTCTAAGAATTCCATGACCATGACCAGTTGCCATGAAACATTTTCTTTACTTCAACAGTAGattaaacaaaacaagcaaaaacaCAAACTAGAGAATGTCATTCCAGGGAATTacaagtgcatgaaaatgcaaaaaatatgatgtaaaatatcatacagagtagaaacagataatgcagagatagttacaatggtgttgcatcaaaaaaaaaaagtacataatgatggttgctatgccaaataaagtggttgctatgctggtagctagggtaatcatgttggttgctatggtggttgctaagtTGACATtgtagtggtggttgctagtttgttgctagggtaaatcatatggttgctaggttgttgctagggaacatatggtggttgctattcaaaataaagtggttgctttgatggttgctagggtaatcttGTTGGtagctatggtggttgctaggttgacattatagtggtggttgctaaGTTGTTACTAgggtaattgagatggttgctagggtgttgctagggtagttctGGTGGTTGCTATAGTGTATCAAGTGGTTGCTAGACTGAAAAAAGTGAGGAAAAGAAACAATAAGCAGAGAGCACTGAATATGTGTAAATATGTCTTATCTCTAACTATTTGTTCTGTTCTTTTGCTCACAGTGGTTAATACACTGGATATCTACCATGAGGATTTGCTTTCGAAAGATGACCTGCGTACTGCTCACTTCATCTTCACTCATCTCAATATTCTCATTATTTTACTTGCTATCACCGATAGAGCCTATGGATTATAAACAGAGAGACCTTTTTACTTTTTCAAGCACAAATGTCACAATCCTGCTCTGGCACTGGCCTTTTGGAAAGCCATACAGCCTGAGTGCTGATGTGTGTTTGGAGCAGTATGGCTATCATGGATGCCTTCTGGTGGATAATCGGTCCTGGTTTTTAAGAGCAGATTTGGTGGTCTTCCACAATCGCGAGTTGGTGTCAGGTCAACAGAGGCTGCCATTGAACAGTTCCCGCCCGCCCGGCCAGAGGTGGGTCTGGATGTCCTTGGAGAGCCCAGAGAACAGTGGGAATCTCGAGGGCCTTGAATGTCACTTCAGTTATGTCATGACCTACAGACGGGATGCAGACATTACCATCCCATATGGAGAACTGGTGCCGAAGGAAGCAAATAATGACAGCACAGTTGATGCCCGCTTACCAATGAACAAAACGTTCCAAGCCTGCTGGGTTGTGAGTAACTACTCAAAACGACATTACAGGTCGACTGTGTATAAGCAgcttaaaaaagtaattaatgtGAAAGTGTATGGGAAAGCTACGAAAAACCCTTTGGACGCAGAGAGTCTGTTACCCACAATCTCTCACTGCTATTTCTACCTTGCTTTTGAAAACTCCATCTCCAGAGACTACATCACAGAGAAGTTTTGGCGAAATGCCTTACTAGGGGGAGCAGTGCCTGTAGTTTTAGGTCCACCGCGGGAACAGTATGAGGCCGTGGCACCAAAAGACTCCTTTATCCATGTGGACGACTTCAGTTCCATTAACGAGCTTGGAGAATTTCTCAAGAATCTGACAGTGGATAAAGAACGCTATGCCACTTATTTTGCTTGGAAACATCAGTATTCTGTTAAACTGCACACAGACTGGCGGGAGAGGCTTTGTTCTATCTGCTCTCATCGCCACAAATGAAAGGTGCTCAAGTGATGTaacgcggtttctaagctaaaacatcaCCCCATCATCTTAGCTGCCTATGCCCTGAATACACTAAAAATATGCagcctctgtggacagcccaggctctaaaaacgacaacaaaaacaacttggtccatcctggaccataaaaacaaaacaaactgttgCAGCAAATCACCGACTAGatgtgcgtttaggagagttccagttgcacgggagggagaAGCGAGGgactagctctctgttttgtttgaacggaacagaagtgacattacccaacatcgcttagagtgcCTTTAAGATCACAAAAAGTATACTATGACATTGGTGCAATGAAGAggtaaaaaaacataataagATTGATGTTCAAAATTATACTTGATTTACTATcgttatttattttgtgtttgtgcaatATACTAATTTTGTTTGTGTACCATTTCATTCCAACACAATTTTGCTCTTtttttgaaagattgtagttttttgagtaaagcttgaatggggggcattagttaaaagactccaatctttcaagaatctttcccaaatgtTGTCAGTCTTCTGATTTATGGGTAGCATTAGTTTCGGTAATTCTGTTGTCGAATATATCAAGGTTTTTAAGAGACACATGGGTTACACAATTCATGTTTAATTATCATATTaattagctctctctctctccctgggtgTGTGCCTGAGGAAACAGACTCAAGGATTGGTCTGTGCAGATGTTTCCTGGTAAAAATCTCCATCTTGCTGACTTTGGCCAAAATTGAATGAAATTGCTGTTGGTGTAGGTATTTGCTGTAggtaacatgttttttttgcaaataaaaataataaaaagcgCTGCACTGTTTAGTTCCATTACTCTTGCAGTACCTACCTTGTTTTGAAGAGCACCTGTCAAACATTATTTGAATGTTGTATACTGAAACTAGCCGGCTAATCATCCTGCTGACTCTGGCTACATTTCCTCTTTCCATATGGGTGTGCATAAAGGTAGCTCTATATTCCAGTAGGCCTACCCTGTCTGAAAAATTACTTAAAGGAACACagcaacattttgggaaattagcttattcgCCCAATGTCCCCCAGAATTAGATGAGATGACACATACCATATCTGTGCATGTAGTAGGGCCTAGCCTAACTCAGTCATACTAGAGAGTTTGGCCATATCCGCCATGTTGGATACTAACGTCAGATGACTTTACAGTGTAACCCCATGGGGCGACTATgctatgttaaaataaatagc
The Alosa alosa isolate M-15738 ecotype Scorff River chromosome 12, AALO_Geno_1.1, whole genome shotgun sequence DNA segment above includes these coding regions:
- the LOC125304200 gene encoding 4-galactosyl-N-acetylglucosaminide 3-alpha-L-fucosyltransferase 9-like, with the protein product MPSSEKMFQEPKQAIIFKSTKTTILLWYWPFGVKDNLEGDVCRERFGIQNCMLVDNQSQFSKADFVVFHHLEVGQWTTKVALEPYTLLCTMSYRCDADIYVPYGSLIKEKDLGTEVKDLIPKGKTHFACWVVSNFLPNHKRTAVYKKLSNIIPIVVYGKAVGNRLDDQSLLPTISRCYFYLAFENSIYRDYITEKFWYNAFMGGAVPVVLGPPREQYEAVAPKDFNSVEQLGEFLKKLIEDRERYVSYFNWKLKYTVLTNYWIRSLCGGDLR
- the LOC125304104 gene encoding alpha-(1,3)-fucosyltransferase 7-like, producing the protein MQPLNHESFRHVSRLKRTLPKWLIHWISTMRICFRKMTCVLLTSSSLISIFSLFYLLSPIEPMDYKQRDLFTFSSTNVTILLWHWPFGKPYSLSADVCLEQYGYHGCLLVDNRSWFLRADLVVFHNRELVSGQQRLPLNSSRPPGQRWVWMSLESPENSGNLEGLECHFSYVMTYRRDADITIPYGELVPKEANNDSTVDARLPMNKTFQACWVVSNYSKRHYRSTVYKQLKKVINVKVYGKATKNPLDAESLLPTISHCYFYLAFENSISRDYITEKFWRNALLGGAVPVVLGPPREQYEAVAPKDSFIHVDDFSSINELGEFLKNLTVDKERYATYFAWKHQYSVKLHTDWRERLCSICSHRHK